One window from the genome of Lathamus discolor isolate bLatDis1 chromosome 24, bLatDis1.hap1, whole genome shotgun sequence encodes:
- the LOC136004086 gene encoding uncharacterized protein LOC136004086 isoform X2 codes for MAGSGTSLVCCVLLVAAKGLCLCCATELLKGLKGQSLSFPALQLLSHDIVRVTWRTKGTHIAEAKPRVRMFTADFLPEFRGRLLIHPNSLSLEINPLQPSDSGSYEVVVDTLSDPTNPQTFHYSLLVLGSQGVTGWGEGGWSEEKLLFHRKLSFLQLSANPPRPHIRSWEHRGSQGWRGHQREPLVLVKGKKE; via the exons ATGGCTGGATCTGGGACCTCGCTTGTCTGCTGCGTGCTGCTGGTGGCAGCCAAGG GTCTGTGCCTCTGCTGCGCCACGGAGCTGCTGAAGGGGCTGAAGGGGCAGTCCTTgtccttcccagccctgcagctcctgtcCCATGACATCGTGCGGGTGACCTGGAGGACCAAAGGGACCCACATTGCTGAGGCCAAGCCCAGGGTGAGGATGTTCACCGCTGATTTCCTGCCTGAGTTCCGGGGCCGGCTGCTCATCCACCCCAACAGCCTCTCGCTGGAGATCAATCCGCTGCAGCCATCGGACAGCGGGAGCTATGAGGTGGTCGTGGACACCTTGTCTGACCCCACCAACCCACAGACCTTTCACTACTCCTTGCTGGTTCTTG GCAGCCAAGGAGTTACTGGCTGGGGGGAAGGAGGCTGGAgtgaagagaagctgcttttccATAGGAAATTGAGtttcctgcagctctctgcaAATCCCCCTCGGCCGCACATCAGGAGCTGGGAGCACAGGGGATCACAGGGATGGAGGGGGCACCAGCGGGAGCCACTGGTGCTGGTCAAAGGGAAGAAGGAATAA
- the LOC136004086 gene encoding uncharacterized protein LOC136004086 isoform X1 encodes MAGSGTSLVCCVLLVAAKALQLLSHDIVRVTWRTKGTHIAEAKPRVRMFTADFLPEFRGRLLIHPNSLSLEINPLQPSDSGSYEVVVDTLSDPTNPQTFHYSLLVLDGSPLLVPGTGVTKGSTGSRVDPHAASVPGTGDTKGPIGSTVDPHGALEPGAGDTGKQDTGGRQPPGSCWAQDRYCLVKGYLMAGVFVPLVLLVAAVHIMTRDKGTKAGNGVLAGVEPPHITAPQGPSPWQRRAWIPDFGNSIPSASVSPSRAR; translated from the exons ATGGCTGGATCTGGGACCTCGCTTGTCTGCTGCGTGCTGCTGGTGGCAGCCAAGG ccctgcagctcctgtcCCATGACATCGTGCGGGTGACCTGGAGGACCAAAGGGACCCACATTGCTGAGGCCAAGCCCAGGGTGAGGATGTTCACCGCTGATTTCCTGCCTGAGTTCCGGGGCCGGCTGCTCATCCACCCCAACAGCCTCTCGCTGGAGATCAATCCGCTGCAGCCATCGGACAGCGGGAGCTATGAGGTGGTCGTGGACACCTTGTCTGACCCCACCAACCCACAGACCTTTCACTACTCCTTGCTGGTTCTTG ATGGATCTCCACTGCTGGTGCCCGGGACTGGTGTCACCAAAGGATCCACTGGGAGCAGAGTGGATCCCCATGCAGCATCGGTGCCCGGGACTGGTGACACCAAAGGACCCATTGGGAGCACAGTGGATCCCCATGGAGCATTGGAGCCTGGTGCTGGGGACACTGGGAAGCAGGACACAGGGGGGAGGCAGCCCCCAGGGTCCTGCTGGGCTCAGGACCGCTATTGCCTGGTGAAGGGGTATCTCATGGCCGGGGTCTTTGTGCCGCTCGTGCTGCTGGTGGCCGCTGTCCACATCATGACCAGGGACAAAGGCACCAAGGCAGGAAACGGGGTCTTAGCAGGGGTTGAGCCCCCCCACATCACTGCTCCGCAGGGACCATCCCCATGGCAGAGACGAGCCTGGATTCCAGACTTCGGGAACAGCATCccctctgcctcagtttccccatccaGGGCAAGATGA
- the LOC136004086 gene encoding uncharacterized protein LOC136004086 isoform X3, with protein sequence MAGSGTSLVCCVLLVAAKGLCLCCATELLKGLKGQSLSFPALQLLSHDIVRVTWRTKGTHIAEAKPRVRMFTADFLPEFRGRLLIHPNSLSLEINPLQPSDSGSYEVVVDTLSDPTNPQTFHYSLLVLDGSPLLVPGTGVTKGSTGSRVDPHAASVPGTGDTKGPIGSTVDPHGALEPGAGDTGKQDTGGRQPPGSCWAQDRYCLVKGYLMAGVFVPLVLLVAAVHIMTRDKGTKAGNGVLAGVEPPHITAPQGPSPWQRRAWIPDFGNSIPSASVSPSRAR encoded by the exons ATGGCTGGATCTGGGACCTCGCTTGTCTGCTGCGTGCTGCTGGTGGCAGCCAAGG GTCTGTGCCTCTGCTGCGCCACGGAGCTGCTGAAGGGGCTGAAGGGGCAGTCCTTgtccttcccagccctgcagctcctgtcCCATGACATCGTGCGGGTGACCTGGAGGACCAAAGGGACCCACATTGCTGAGGCCAAGCCCAGGGTGAGGATGTTCACCGCTGATTTCCTGCCTGAGTTCCGGGGCCGGCTGCTCATCCACCCCAACAGCCTCTCGCTGGAGATCAATCCGCTGCAGCCATCGGACAGCGGGAGCTATGAGGTGGTCGTGGACACCTTGTCTGACCCCACCAACCCACAGACCTTTCACTACTCCTTGCTGGTTCTTG ATGGATCTCCACTGCTGGTGCCCGGGACTGGTGTCACCAAAGGATCCACTGGGAGCAGAGTGGATCCCCATGCAGCATCGGTGCCCGGGACTGGTGACACCAAAGGACCCATTGGGAGCACAGTGGATCCCCATGGAGCATTGGAGCCTGGTGCTGGGGACACTGGGAAGCAGGACACAGGGGGGAGGCAGCCCCCAGGGTCCTGCTGGGCTCAGGACCGCTATTGCCTGGTGAAGGGGTATCTCATGGCCGGGGTCTTTGTGCCGCTCGTGCTGCTGGTGGCCGCTGTCCACATCATGACCAGGGACAAAGGCACCAAGGCAGGAAACGGGGTCTTAGCAGGGGTTGAGCCCCCCCACATCACTGCTCCGCAGGGACCATCCCCATGGCAGAGACGAGCCTGGATTCCAGACTTCGGGAACAGCATCccctctgcctcagtttccccatccaGGGCAAGATGA